From Cupriavidus sp. D39:
GGCGTTGGTGCATGGATAGGCCAATGAAAGGTTGGGGTAAATATGGTAACGATCTAACAATTGGTGGTGTCCCGTTGAAGGTTTGGGATGGCTGAAGTCTGCCTAGGCTAGGCAGAATATAACTCGAGTGTCTGGTGTGGCGTTCTGTCAACGAGTACGTCGCTCACCACAACACCAACCCGAAGCCGTTCATCTGGACCAAGAGCGCTCGCGACACATCCTACAAACGGTCATTGGCGCCAACCGCCGCTTAAATGGAACACTGCACTAGCCCTACGGCTTGGGCCTGAGCGGCTGGGCAGCGCCCAGCCTCAACAGGCTCGGATTCCGCCCGCAAAGCCGCAGTGTCTGAGTGACGCCGTTAACTTGGTTGACATGTTGGGCGGGCATCGTGTCCGCATGGACGGTTGCAGGTTACGTTGTCAATTTAATCGGGCAAAGCGTGCGCACCGTCCGGGTGAAACGGCACCGGCGCAGCCTCGCACGGCATAAAATCAATGCGAATGGCGAATTCTTTCATCAGGCATATCTGCTTTGGCATGTGGATATGTTCCAGCTTCTGCGCGTTGCCCGTTACCGGCTTCTGCGAGGAGGCGCGTTCCTCTGGCATGTATCAGATTGTTCAGTCTGCTGTAGAGCAAGATTCGCGCTTGCAGCAGGCACGCAGCCAGATTGGCGCGGCCGACGCACTAATCGATGCCGCGAAGGCCAGCTATTTGCCAACGCTATCACTGCAAGCGAATGCAGATCGCAATGACCGCTGGGGGCGCGTTACGGAAATATCGCTTGGTGAAGATCGCGGTCTGACCAGCTCGCTGCAAATCCGCTGGAATCTCTTTCGCAGCGGCGCCGATCTTTCTCACGTGGCCGAAGCAAAGGAAGACTTCGAGGTCGCGCGAGCCGAATTACGTCGGACCCGCCTCGAAGTCTTGCGGGATTTGATCCTGGCGATGTTAGAGTATCGCAAGTATGCCGCGTTGATCCTCAGTGCTACCCAGTACGGTGATCAGACACGGGAATTTGCCAAACACTTGGACCGCTCCAGGCAACTCGGGCAGACCTCCGCCCTGGAAATGGAACGTG
This genomic window contains:
- a CDS encoding TolC family protein, which translates into the protein MYQIVQSAVEQDSRLQQARSQIGAADALIDAAKASYLPTLSLQANADRNDRWGRVTEISLGEDRGLTSSLQIRWNLFRSGADLSHVAEAKEDFEVARAELRRTRLEVLRDLILAMLEYRKYAALILSATQYGDQTREFAKHLDRSRQLGQTSALEMERALARNQDGMQSLQRFLAQRDAAATALLNRFDLPIGGILPPLTAVSALSAIQLSAGLEDSEICNPDRLAGMPAIVQREAELAVRQHQVSAERAQYGPRVDLQLMRNSGRHAYDGLTGGLSEKEWK